Proteins co-encoded in one bacterium genomic window:
- a CDS encoding TIGR04190 family B12-binding domain/radical SAM domain protein, whose protein sequence is MWPFFSHADLILLHPPSVFDFRDHPIMFGPISDVIPSTAIFEMYPVGFSAMAEYLDRKGFKVRIINLALRMLKSRKYDPEAVIRTLKPKAFGIDLHWLPHVQGSLKVASICKKLHPDIPVIMGGFSSSYFFRELLQRPEVDYVLRGDSTEEPLRVLMEAIKNGRTQDLSHVPNLAWKTPSGQIEVNPISHVPEVLDHYVDNYGFMIRTAIRYLDIKSLLPIHDWWSYPITAVMTCRGCAHSCSFCGGGRYGLKLFGQRVKPAFRSPQMIVQDIRQISSFTSAPIFVVGDLRQAGEAYAEQVMEGLEPLKISNHIVLELFGKAPSSYFKRLAKAVPNFNLEMSPESHDIDVRGASGKHYTNQELEETIQAALEAGCRKFDLFFMIGLPRQTFDSVLETVGYCEELLKKFGPRLVPFISPLAPFIDPASPIFEDPERFGYRLFFRRLEEFENALLQPSWKYALGYETKWMSRDQIVEATYEAALRLNRIKAAHGLLDRGSSQRLEQRIELARRLVRQIDQCLLLPEAERKRALEAIRNQIQQVNSDTLCEAREIQWPSPRNFHFMGIVRRLLHSRWNGG, encoded by the coding sequence ATGTGGCCTTTTTTTTCCCATGCAGACCTAATTTTGCTTCATCCCCCTAGCGTTTTTGACTTCAGGGACCACCCAATAATGTTTGGGCCCATAAGCGATGTGATCCCATCTACGGCCATCTTCGAAATGTATCCGGTGGGATTTTCAGCCATGGCCGAGTACCTGGACCGAAAAGGTTTCAAGGTAAGGATCATTAATCTGGCTCTTCGCATGCTCAAGAGCCGCAAGTATGACCCTGAGGCTGTGATCAGGACCCTAAAGCCTAAGGCCTTTGGAATAGATCTCCATTGGCTGCCCCACGTTCAGGGAAGTCTCAAGGTGGCTTCCATATGCAAGAAGCTTCACCCAGACATTCCGGTAATAATGGGGGGTTTTTCTTCCTCTTATTTTTTTAGGGAACTGCTCCAAAGGCCCGAGGTGGACTATGTGCTTAGGGGAGATTCCACAGAGGAGCCATTGCGTGTGCTCATGGAGGCCATAAAGAATGGGCGTACCCAAGACCTCTCACATGTACCAAATCTGGCCTGGAAGACTCCCAGCGGCCAAATAGAAGTCAATCCCATCTCCCATGTCCCTGAGGTTCTTGACCATTATGTGGACAACTACGGATTCATGATCAGAACAGCCATCCGCTATTTGGACATCAAGAGCCTGCTGCCCATACATGATTGGTGGTCCTATCCCATCACTGCGGTGATGACGTGCAGAGGTTGCGCTCATTCCTGTTCCTTTTGCGGGGGAGGCCGCTATGGACTCAAGTTGTTCGGCCAAAGGGTCAAGCCCGCCTTCAGATCACCACAAATGATAGTCCAAGACATCAGACAGATATCCAGTTTCACTTCAGCACCCATATTCGTAGTGGGCGACCTGCGCCAGGCTGGGGAGGCTTATGCTGAGCAGGTTATGGAAGGGCTCGAACCATTGAAAATCTCAAACCATATTGTGTTGGAACTCTTTGGGAAAGCTCCTTCCTCCTATTTCAAGAGACTGGCCAAGGCAGTGCCCAACTTCAACTTGGAGATGTCCCCCGAGAGCCATGATATAGATGTGAGGGGAGCCAGTGGAAAGCATTATACGAATCAGGAACTGGAGGAGACCATCCAAGCAGCCCTGGAGGCAGGCTGTCGTAAATTCGATCTTTTTTTTATGATTGGATTGCCAAGACAGACCTTTGACTCTGTATTGGAGACAGTAGGCTATTGCGAGGAATTGCTGAAGAAGTTCGGGCCGCGGCTGGTGCCTTTCATCTCTCCTCTTGCGCCCTTCATAGATCCCGCAAGCCCCATATTCGAAGATCCAGAGCGCTTTGGCTACAGGTTGTTTTTCAGAAGATTAGAAGAGTTTGAGAATGCTCTGCTGCAACCCAGTTGGAAGTACGCCCTGGGTTACGAGACCAAATGGATGTCCAGAGACCAGATAGTGGAGGCCACCTATGAGGCAGCCCTTAGGCTGAACCGGATAAAGGCTGCCCACGGTCTGCTTGACAGGGGCAGTTCCCAGAGGCTGGAGCAGCGTATCGAGTTGGCACGAAGGTTAGTAAGGCAGATAGACCAGTGTCTCTTGCTTCCTGAGGCTGAGAGAAAGAGGGCCTTGGAAGCCATACGAAACCAAATACAGCAAGTCAATTCTGACACTCTTTGCGAGGCAAGGGAAATCCAGTGGCCCTCCCCCAGGAACTTCCATTTCATGGGGATAGTCAGGCGCCTGCTCCATAGCAGATGGAATGGGGGATGA
- a CDS encoding MoaD/ThiS family protein has product MPKIQLRLFGHLREYVPASTEPGVQMEIPQGFSIKDLIEKLGIPPDDPKIVLVNGLHAMREQILKEGDRVSIFPPIAGG; this is encoded by the coding sequence GTGCCTAAGATTCAACTCAGGCTTTTCGGGCATCTCAGAGAATACGTTCCGGCTTCGACTGAGCCAGGGGTGCAAATGGAGATTCCGCAAGGATTCAGCATTAAAGACCTCATTGAAAAACTGGGGATCCCTCCGGACGATCCCAAAATAGTTCTTGTCAACGGTCTTCACGCCATGCGCGAGCAGATCCTTAAAGAAGGGGACAGGGTAAGCATATTCCCGCCCATAGCAGGGGGGTGA
- a CDS encoding MoaD/ThiS family protein, which produces MKKGEGKEGIRILVGGHLREELGLQEGEIVLETQGQMTVAELLERLGLAQERAKLVMVNGKGGSASTALSPGDRVAIFPPELSFNTFVSLCFRKERVEARTTSHGDERGTQGA; this is translated from the coding sequence ATGAAAAAAGGGGAAGGCAAGGAGGGCATCAGGATCTTGGTGGGAGGGCATTTGAGGGAAGAGCTGGGTCTTCAGGAGGGGGAAATTGTGCTGGAAACCCAAGGCCAGATGACTGTTGCGGAGCTCTTGGAGAGGCTAGGTTTGGCACAAGAAAGGGCCAAACTGGTGATGGTCAACGGAAAGGGTGGATCGGCCTCCACAGCCCTAAGTCCTGGAGACAGAGTGGCAATATTTCCCCCAGAGTTATCTTTTAATACCTTTGTCTCGCTCTGCTTTAGAAAGGAAAGGGTGGAGGCAAGGACAACTTCCCATGGCGATGAGAGGGGGACACAGGGTGCCTAA
- a CDS encoding SDR family oxidoreductase: MDLGLKDKVALVGGASKGLGREVARSLAREGAKVAICARNKELLEQTALAISRETGAQVFWRATDLSNPVEVKAFVQEAVKRFETVHILVNNAGGPPSARFLELDDQNWEEAFHLNLMSAIRLTRHVLPYMRKQGWGRIINLTSAAVKQPMEGLILSNSIRAAVHGWAKSLSNELAREGVLVNCVCTGFMHTERVEQLAESLALSKKTDSWEIIRGWEAQIPMGRLGKPEELADLVTFLASDRAGYITGTSIAIDGGYCKGLL, from the coding sequence TTGGATCTTGGTTTGAAAGATAAGGTGGCTTTAGTGGGAGGGGCCAGCAAGGGGCTCGGCCGGGAGGTCGCACGCAGCCTTGCCAGGGAAGGAGCAAAGGTGGCCATCTGTGCCAGAAACAAGGAGCTCTTGGAGCAGACGGCCCTTGCCATCTCTCGGGAAACAGGCGCCCAGGTGTTCTGGAGGGCCACTGATCTGTCAAATCCTGTGGAGGTAAAGGCCTTTGTACAGGAGGCGGTAAAGAGGTTTGAGACCGTGCATATATTGGTGAACAACGCGGGCGGTCCTCCTTCGGCAAGGTTCCTGGAGCTGGATGACCAGAACTGGGAAGAGGCCTTTCACCTCAATCTGATGAGTGCCATAAGACTTACGCGCCATGTATTGCCTTACATGCGTAAGCAAGGCTGGGGGCGAATAATTAACCTTACTTCTGCTGCCGTAAAGCAGCCCATGGAAGGCCTTATCTTGTCCAATTCAATTCGAGCAGCGGTCCATGGATGGGCCAAGAGCCTCTCCAATGAGCTGGCCCGTGAGGGTGTGCTGGTCAACTGCGTCTGCACAGGCTTCATGCATACCGAGAGGGTTGAACAACTGGCTGAATCACTGGCCCTGAGTAAGAAAACGGACAGTTGGGAGATCATTCGGGGTTGGGAGGCGCAAATTCCCATGGGAAGATTGGGGAAGCCTGAGGAATTGGCGGATTTGGTGACTTTCCTGGCTTCTGATAGGGCGGGTTATATTACAGGGACCTCTATTGCCATAGACGGCGGATATTGTAAGGGCTTGCTATGA
- a CDS encoding aldehyde ferredoxin oxidoreductase C-terminal domain-containing protein — protein MRKLIRVDMSAGVVRIEDLSGSEARLGGRALTSSIVAREVDPLCHPLGAANKLVVAPGLLAGSTCPNSGRLSVGGKSPLTGGIKESNVGGNVAVKLGRLGIAGIVVEGMPKGSQWYYLLVNKEGGKLFPADDLAGLTNYALCEKLQARYGEKVGIISIGTAGEMKLSAASVAVTSTQGKPARHAGRGGMGAVMGAKGLKAIIVDDTDAPGISYVDQEAFKKAAAAFRDALREHPVTKPGGGLAVYGTNVLVNVINEAGAFPTRNFTEGRFEGAHKISGETMHDVIKARGGSTTHSACSTCIIQCSNVYNDKEGNYLTSGLEYETVWANGANCGIDDLDAIAQIDRLCDDYGLDTIEMGCAVAVAMYAGVKKFGDAQGAIELLHEVGKGTALGRIIGSGAAVVGQAFGVSHVPVVKRQGLPAYDPRAIKGIGVTYATSPMGADHTAGYAVATNIMKVGGFVDPLKPEGQVDLSRNLQIATAAIDSLGLCVFVAFAVMDIPSGMEALPKMVGALYGWSFGMDELLEYGKDVLRKERAFNLSAGFTASQDRLPEFFLKEPLPPHNVVFDVEARELDQLFNF, from the coding sequence ATGAGAAAGCTCATCAGGGTGGACATGTCGGCCGGGGTGGTGCGCATAGAAGATCTGTCAGGATCGGAGGCTCGGTTGGGGGGACGAGCCTTGACTTCCAGCATCGTGGCCAGGGAAGTCGACCCACTTTGTCACCCCCTTGGGGCAGCCAACAAGCTGGTGGTGGCACCCGGACTCCTGGCAGGGAGCACGTGCCCCAACTCTGGAAGGCTTTCTGTGGGTGGGAAGAGCCCACTGACAGGGGGCATAAAGGAGAGTAATGTGGGGGGAAACGTGGCTGTCAAGCTGGGCAGACTAGGAATTGCTGGCATCGTGGTAGAGGGTATGCCCAAAGGCTCCCAATGGTATTACCTCTTGGTAAACAAGGAAGGAGGCAAGCTCTTCCCAGCGGACGATCTAGCAGGGCTTACCAACTATGCGCTTTGTGAAAAACTCCAGGCCAGATACGGGGAGAAAGTTGGCATAATCTCCATCGGGACCGCCGGCGAGATGAAGCTCTCGGCTGCCTCTGTGGCAGTGACCAGCACCCAAGGCAAACCCGCCAGGCATGCCGGGCGGGGGGGTATGGGAGCCGTGATGGGCGCCAAGGGACTCAAGGCCATCATCGTGGATGACACGGATGCCCCTGGCATCTCCTACGTGGATCAGGAGGCATTCAAGAAAGCTGCGGCGGCCTTCAGGGACGCCTTGAGGGAGCATCCGGTTACCAAGCCAGGAGGAGGCCTGGCCGTTTACGGGACCAACGTGCTGGTCAATGTCATCAACGAGGCAGGAGCCTTTCCTACCAGGAATTTCACGGAAGGGCGCTTTGAAGGTGCTCACAAGATAAGCGGTGAGACCATGCACGACGTGATAAAGGCCAGAGGAGGAAGCACAACACATTCCGCCTGTTCCACCTGTATCATTCAGTGTTCCAATGTGTATAACGACAAAGAAGGCAATTACCTCACCTCTGGTCTGGAGTACGAAACCGTATGGGCCAACGGAGCCAACTGCGGCATAGATGACCTGGACGCCATAGCCCAGATAGACAGGCTTTGCGATGATTACGGGCTGGACACCATCGAGATGGGATGTGCTGTGGCAGTGGCCATGTATGCGGGTGTCAAAAAATTCGGGGATGCCCAGGGGGCCATAGAACTCCTCCATGAGGTTGGGAAAGGTACTGCTCTGGGACGCATAATAGGCAGTGGTGCGGCTGTGGTGGGTCAGGCCTTTGGGGTATCTCATGTGCCTGTGGTCAAGCGTCAGGGACTTCCAGCATATGATCCCAGGGCCATCAAGGGAATCGGTGTGACCTACGCCACAAGCCCCATGGGTGCAGATCACACAGCAGGTTATGCTGTGGCCACAAACATCATGAAGGTTGGTGGCTTTGTGGATCCCTTGAAGCCAGAAGGCCAGGTGGATCTCTCTCGCAATCTTCAGATAGCCACTGCAGCCATTGACTCTCTTGGACTGTGCGTGTTTGTGGCTTTCGCGGTGATGGACATACCCTCTGGTATGGAGGCTCTTCCCAAGATGGTAGGGGCCCTGTACGGCTGGAGCTTCGGCATGGATGAGCTATTGGAGTACGGCAAGGATGTGCTTCGGAAAGAGAGGGCTTTCAACCTCTCTGCAGGGTTTACAGCCTCGCAGGATCGTCTGCCGGAGTTTTTCCTAAAGGAACCTCTGCCCCCCCACAACGTGGTTTTTGACGTGGAGGCAAGAGAACTGGATCAGCTGTTCAATTTCTAG